From the genome of Bacteroidales bacterium, one region includes:
- a CDS encoding ISAs1 family transposase has product MEAPINFFTEIKDPRIERCKEHLLEDIIFITIAAVICGSETWNDIENYGIAKESWLRKFLKLPNGIPSHDTFNRLFSLLDPKQLEEAFINWVKSIAKITEGEIVSIDGKTIRGSRNKGSKSFVHMVSAWSSNNHMLLGQVKTDEKSNEITAIPKLLEVLELNGCIVTIDAMGCQTEIAEKIKRKGADYILAVKGNQGTLEEGIPDVVRFTKPIDQFEENDFGHGRIEQRKCYVYTDLSHISCTQKWKDMKSIIKVEAQRTIKSNSKIETETRFYISSLQPDAKKMGEAIRKHWGIENSLHWVLDVSFGEDRSMKHNVNAIENFSIINRVALTLVKQDKSKKRSVRGKRLDAAWDNDFLLKILKN; this is encoded by the coding sequence ATGGAAGCACCAATTAATTTTTTTACAGAAATAAAAGATCCCCGAATAGAAAGGTGTAAGGAACATCTATTAGAGGACATAATTTTCATCACGATAGCAGCAGTGATATGTGGTTCTGAGACATGGAATGATATAGAGAACTATGGAATAGCGAAAGAGTCATGGTTACGAAAGTTTTTGAAATTGCCCAACGGCATTCCTTCTCACGATACATTTAATAGGCTCTTTAGTTTATTGGATCCCAAACAGCTTGAAGAAGCATTTATAAATTGGGTAAAGTCAATAGCAAAAATAACAGAAGGAGAAATTGTCAGTATCGACGGTAAAACCATAAGAGGTTCCAGAAATAAGGGTTCTAAATCCTTTGTACACATGGTTAGTGCCTGGTCAAGCAACAATCATATGCTATTGGGCCAGGTAAAAACGGATGAAAAATCAAACGAGATAACAGCAATACCAAAACTTTTGGAAGTTCTTGAACTCAACGGCTGCATTGTTACAATAGATGCAATGGGATGCCAGACAGAAATAGCAGAAAAAATTAAGAGGAAAGGAGCTGATTATATATTGGCCGTTAAAGGTAATCAGGGTACATTAGAAGAAGGCATTCCAGATGTTGTCAGATTTACAAAACCGATTGACCAATTTGAGGAAAATGATTTTGGGCATGGACGGATTGAACAGCGAAAATGTTATGTATACACTGATCTTTCACATATCTCATGTACTCAAAAATGGAAGGATATGAAATCAATAATAAAAGTAGAAGCGCAAAGAACAATTAAATCCAATAGTAAAATAGAAACAGAGACCAGATTTTATATAAGCAGCCTACAACCTGACGCAAAAAAAATGGGAGAAGCTATAAGAAAACACTGGGGAATAGAAAATTCCTTGCATTGGGTTTTAGATGTTTCTTTTGGAGAGGATAGGAGCATGAAACATAATGTTAATGCTATTGAAAACTTTTCAATTATCAATAGAGTCGCTCTTACTTTGGTCAAACAAGATAAATCAAAGAAACGTAGTGTAAGGGGCAAAAGACTTGATGCTGCTTGGGATAATGATTTCCTTTTAAAAATCTTGAAAAATTAA